A stretch of the Helicoverpa zea isolate HzStark_Cry1AcR chromosome 15, ilHelZeax1.1, whole genome shotgun sequence genome encodes the following:
- the LOC124637008 gene encoding pancreatic triacylglycerol lipase-like, whose protein sequence is MMKMASLLLVAAVLAVTASAVPLTPEFSEQRVYPRFIKFPDGEGVLHDVDLEAQPQQDILDEISRNPKINQYLLFTRHNPKSAQLLLDNEESIKSSYFSPNVPTIVLAHGYFSSQSTPPNPRLRDTFLEKSDVNVIVVDWSQVARSDYVTAVWGVPGVGRALGQFLAYLNSVTGAPLDQMHLIGLSLGAHVVGNAGRDLGGKVARVTGLDPAGPLWNLNSNRISPNDAIYVEAIHTDGGYLVGGLGIGTDVADADFYVNGGVDQPGCQTHVCSHMRSYRFFDASVKYNHIIGKECSSSLQITLNTCRGQELHLGNDDLTKFGSGRYRANTGRRYPY, encoded by the exons TTCTAGCAGTCACTGCGTCTGCAGTGCCCCTGACTCCCGAGTTCTCAGAGCAGCGAGTGTATCCACGGTTCATCAAATTCCCTGATGGTGAAGGTGTCCTGCACGATGTGGACCTTGAAGCACAACCTCAACAGGACATTCTGGATGAAATCAGTAGAAACCCAAAGATTAACCAATATTTGCTGTTCACCAG ACACAACCCGAAATCTGCACAATTACTTCTTGATAATGAGGAATCCATTAAATCCTCTTACTTCAGTCCTAACGTTCCAACCATAGTTCTGGCCCACGGCTATTTTAGCAGTCAAAGCACTCCACCAAACCCTAGACTGAGAGACA CGTTTCTTGAAAAAAGTGATGTAAACGTCATCGTGGTAGATTGGAGTCAAGTCGCTAGATCTGATTACGTAACCGCTGTATGGGGAGTCCCAGGTGTTGGCAGAGCTCTTGGACAGTTTTTGGCTTACTTAAACTCCGTAACTGGTGCACCTTTAGACCAAATGCATCTCATCGGCTTGAGTTTGGGTGCTCACGTTGTTGGAAATGCAGGCAGAGACCTCGGTGGAAAAGTTGCTCGTGTCACAG GTTTGGACCCCGCTGGTCCCCTTTGGAATCTGAACTCTAATCGTATCAGCCCAAATGATGCTATCTACGTGGAGGCTATCCATACTGATGGTGGTTACCTGGTCGGAGGTCTTGGTATTGGAACTGATGTGGCTGATGCTGACTTTTACGTCAATGGTGGTGTTGATCAGCCGGGCTGTCAAACTCACGTCTGCAGTCACATGAGATCATATAGGTTTTTTGATGCTTCCGTCAAATACAACCATATAATTGGCAAAGAATGCTCGAGCTCATTGCAAATAACATTGAACACATGTCGTGGCCAAGAGCTGCATCTGGGCAACGATGACTTGACGAAATTCGG ATCTGGCAGATACCGAGCCAACACTGGCAGAAGATACCCGTACTAA
- the LOC124637007 gene encoding pancreatic triacylglycerol lipase-like — MKTALLCFLVAYTAYTAYAGPARSDFSEHRVYPRFIKFPDGNEVLHDVDLEAPAQQSFLDEVNRNPANNQYLLFTRRNPRSSQSLVMNNVGSITSSNFNPNHPTVVIAHGWLSNQQTNINPTIRDAYLNKGEANVIVLDWRRLAISNYVTAVRGVPAVGRGLGQFLAFLNSVTGAPFNSMHLVGFSLGAHLVGNAGRQLGGRVARVTGLDPAGPLWNLNSNRINPNDGIYVEAIHTDGGYTVGGLGIGADVANADFYVNGGISQPGCLTNVCNHNNAWRYFAATVTYNHIVGNQCSSSWQITWNNCSGARLNMGNDDLRKSGSGRFRANTGRRYPY; from the exons ATGAAGACCGCTCTATTATGTTTCCTTGTGGCGTACACGG CCTACACTGCATATGCAGGGCCAGCACGATCAGACTTCTCAGAGCACCGCGTGTACCCACGGTTCATTAAGTTCCCTGATGGCAATGAAGTGTTGCATGATGTAGACCTTGAAGCTCCAGCCCAGCAATCATTCCTCGATGAAGTCAACAGAAACCCTGCTAACAACCAATATCTGCTTTTCACCAG GCGTAACCCAAGATCATCCCAGTCTTTGGTAATGAACAACGTTGGTTCGATCACTTCTTCCAACTTCAACCCTAATCATCCAACAGTCGTCATTGCTCACGGCTGGCTCAGCAACCAGCAGACCAATATCAACCCTACCATCAGAGACG CTTATCTTAACAAGGGAGAGGCGAACGTTATTGTCTTGGACTGGAGAAGGCTTGCGATTTCCAACTATGTCACAGCCGTCAGAGGAGTTCCTGCTGTCGGTCGTGGTCTTGGACAGTTCTTGGCTTTCTTGAACTCCGTGACTGGCGCACCTTTCAATTCCATGCACCTGGTCGGCTTTAGTTTGGGCGCTCACCTTGTTGGTAACGCTGGAAGACAATTAGGAGGAAGAGTTGCTCGTGTCACAG GCCTCGACCCTGCTGGTCCTCTATGGAATCTCAACTCCAACCGCATCAACCCCAACGATGGTATCTACGTTGAGGCCATCCATACTGATGGCGGTTACACCGTCGGAGGTCTTGGTATCGGAGCTGATGTTGCCAACGCTGACTTCTACGTCAACGGTGGCATCTCTCAACCTGGTTGCCTAACCAACGTCTGCAACCACAACAACGCCTGGAGATATTTTGCTGCTACAGTTACTTACAACCATATTGTTGGTAACCAATGCTCGAGCTCGTGGCAAATTACTTGGAATAACTGCAGTGGTGCAAGACTGAACATGGGTAACGACGATTTGAGGAAATCTGG ATCTGGACGATTCCGTGCCAACACCGGAAGGAGATACCCCTACTAA